The Kogia breviceps isolate mKogBre1 chromosome 4, mKogBre1 haplotype 1, whole genome shotgun sequence genome window below encodes:
- the RDH8 gene encoding retinol dehydrogenase 8 produces MADAPRTVLISGCSSGIGLELAVQLARDPRQRYQVVATMRDLGKKGTLEAAAGEALGQTLTVAQLDVCSDESVAQCLSCIQGGEVDVLVNNAGVGLVGPLEGLSLAAMQNVFDTNFFGAVRLVKAVLPGMKRRRQGHIVVVSSVMGLQGVAFNEVYAASKFAMEGFFESLAVQMLQFNIFISLVEPGPVATEFEGKLLEQVSTAEFPGTDADTLSYFRDLYLPASRELFHSVGQSPQDVAKVIVKVIGSARPPLRRQTNARYTPLTALKAMDPSGSLYVQTSHRLLFRWPRLLNLGLRCLACSCFRTPVWPR; encoded by the exons ATGGCCGACGCACCCCGGACTGTACTGATCTCGGGATGCTCCTCGGGAATTGGCCTGGAGCTCGCAGTGCAGCTGGCTCGTGACCCCAGGCAGCGCTACCAGG TGGTGGCCACCATGAGGGACCTGGGAAAGAAGGGGACACTGGAGGCAGCTGCTGGGGAGGCTCTGGGTCAGACCCTCACCGTGGCCCAGCTGGACGTGTGCAGTGATGAGTCAGTGGCCCAGTGTCTCAGCTGCATCCAGGGAGGGGAAGTGGACGTGTTGG TGAATAATGCTGGAGTGGGCCTGGTGGGGCCCTTGGAGGGGCTCAGCCTGGCTGCCATGCAGAACGTCTTTGATACCAACTTTTTCGGGGCCGTCCGTCTGGTCAAAGCTGTACTTCCTGGCATGAAGAGGAGACGACAGGGCCACATCGTGGTGGTCAGCAGTGTCATGGGGCTGCAAG GTGTTGCGTTCAATGAAGTCTATGCGGCCTCCAAGTTCGCCATGGAGGGATTCTTCGAGAGTCTGGCTGTTCAGATGCTGCAGTTCAACATCTT CATCTCCCTGGTGGAGCCGGGCCCGGTGGCCACCGAATTTGAAGGGAAGCTCCTGGAGCAGGTTTCCACAGCCGAGTTCCCAGGCACGGACGCTGACACCCTGAGCTACTTTCGGGATTTGTACCTCCCGGCCTCCAGGGAGCTCTTTCACTCTGTGGGACAGAGCCCACAGGATGTGGCCAAG GTAATTGTCAAGGTCATCGGCTCAGCCAGACCACCCTTGCGCAGACAGACCAACGCCCGCTACACTCCGCTGACTGCCCTCAAAGCCATGGACCCCTCCGGCAGCCTGTATGTGCAAACCTCCCATCGCCTGCTCTTCCGCTGGCCACGCCTCCTCAACCTTGGCCTTCGATGTCTGGCCTGCAGCTGCTTCCGTACCCCAGTGTGGCCCCGGTGA